The following is a genomic window from Theobroma cacao cultivar B97-61/B2 chromosome 10, Criollo_cocoa_genome_V2, whole genome shotgun sequence.
tatcctaatataattaggaattgttattctagtctaactaaatataaaaactattttaataagatatactagtttaattagaattaaacaattataattaaatcacaattcaagactatcctCACAgatatatttgttaatttttaacaatgaAATTTGTTATATTTAAAGGAATATCGAGTAAAAGTGTATATGAATTGAGTTTGATGTGGTTAACATCTTAAAATCTTAGGTTCAAACTCCGCTCGGAACACttattaagttaattatattattaaatattaaaaaaccattttatactaatattttaaaattaagttttaattaaattatattcttattaatataatatgtgGTCGAGCCGTTTaagcttcaaaaattttatcctATACCCAACCTACGTAAGGCAGGGGTGGTTTTGATGCTGTAGATTTGTTTTTGTTCCTCCGCAGCTTTTCTAGGTGGCTTGGAGGTTATTTTCCTCTTTGATGGCTGCAATTATGTTCTTTATGTTGAATGAATCAACAGCttttcacaaaaaaataaaaaaccataGGGCCTAGCCTGAGGGCCTAACATGTAACCCGAGAAGAGTTTTaatattaagaaatgatgaagtATCCTactttgattaattaaattttgtgttCCTTGAGACCTTATACATAAGAGAAACCTTTCTATAATTGACAACAACTTTATGTTAAATACTGACTCTAAAATTTAATACGGTAGCAGAGTAGGCTTGCTGCGTCATTGATAACCTGATGCCTTGCGTGATAAGTTCATTATGCTTTTATTTGAACGACAGGACTATTTTCTCTCCATGTGAACAATACGCCATGTTGATATTTACATTTTCTCTGGATGCAAAAACGGATGATTAAGTGGTGTAAAGTATCTGGGTATAGTAGGGGGAGGCAGTGAGGAGAAAATTGTGGAAAGGTTCAGCAAAATGGAGAGAGTTAGAAATACAGTagcaggaaaaagaaaagaggttCAGGTTAATGGAAGCTAGGGCTTTATTTGCTTTTATGCTTCTTGATTATGGGTGCTTCCGGATAAGGGATGATTGAAATTAGTCTTATGTTTGTAGTGATATTTTAAGAGCTGACCAAAGGGTACGAATGCCGAAGGATTTGGATATTGATggatttaataaattttgatcatAGCGTTGTAGGGTTTGTGAATCGTACAGGGTTCTTGTTTTGGTTTTATGGGGAGGATCATGATGCCAGGTTTACAATTGGATGGAAGGAGCGTGAATGAAGACGGATTTAGTGGAGGTCTTCGTGTGGAATGGTTGATTTTCAACCTGTTGAAGCTGTGTAAGAAAGCCGCTACATTGCTGGTTTGGTTTTTGGTGTGCTTGTGATCCTTGTGTTTGTCGCGGTTGTTTGACACTTTGGTCTGAGGAGATCTTACTCATATGCTCCTGTTTTACTAGCTTAGGAACTAAGATATGCATAGATTTTGAGCCTGAAAGCTTTAGCAAAAGTTTTTTATAGGGGCTTGGTAGTCTTGCTTAGTGCTGCTTACTGATTTTTTGAGCAGCTCCTCTCTTTTGTAAGTGTATAGGGCCTCTATTTCACCAAAGCTAGTTTCTTTATGTCTATCAAGAGTCTTTTACAACACTGGTTCAACACTTGCTATGGCATTCTACCAACTGGCTTAATAAATAAACTacttttcaataataaaaatatctcacggtaaaaaaaaaaaaaagagaaaaattaattaaataaaaatgaagtaGAAGAACACAGTTTCATAATGAACaaatttaaactcaaaaattgCATAACACATATATCTTTGCACCACTGTCAATTAGATTTAGATTATGTAATTAttagttcatttttttttttgacaaaggAAAATTCATATCCaattttttaatcataatttaaattttcgaATGCAACTATTGGTATATTAGTactgttttcatttttccttccaaagatttttatattttcttctgTCAAATCACAGGTTTTGGGTCCAACACAATCAATATGCAGCACAATGCCCTCAAACTAACCAAATTCCTTTGCGAGACAATGACATCAGACCAACGAAAATCCTATGAAGAAACAACTGATCACGCTTCTAAATTATTGTTTGAGGCAGCAAGATTTGGGAACTATAATTTCTTGACTGTACTTGTCGGCTTTTTTCCTGATTTAATCTTCAGAAAGgatgagaagagaaaaagCATATTTCACATTGCTGTTTTGCACCGCCATGCTGGTATCTTCACTCACATTCACAATTTGGGCTTACGAAAGGACCTGATAATGCTGTACAGGGTTAATTACTCAGACCAAGAGAATCCTATTGTCTATAACATGCTACATTTAGCTGCAAAACTACCATCCTTGGATCGGCTCAATATTGTATCAGGTGCAGCTTTACAAATGCAACGGGAGTTGTTATGGTTTAAGGTGAGCATTTCcaatttctttaaatataCAATCTCAAATAACCTCGTTTTTTCATATATCTTGAAAGCTTTCAGTATGATAGGATTGCCAATCGTGATTTTGTATAGTTATACACTTGAAAGTGCTTTCACTGTTTCAAATTGAATGGTCTTATAGGAAGTGGAAAATTTGACGCCACCATCCGAAAGAGAAATGAGAGATTCAAAAGATGAATTGACACCTCAAGAGCTATTCACCAAGGAGCATGAAGAATTGCGGAAAGCTGGAGAAACATGGATGAAGAAAACTGCTGAAGCAGGCATGATTGTGGCAACAATTATTACCACAGTTGTATTCACGACAGCCTCCAGCTTACCAGGCGGCACTGATGGAGGGGATGGATCTCCTaaaaacaaagacaaaacCATGTTTCACGTGTTTGCTGTGGCAGATAGCGTTGCCATGTGCTCTTCCATTGTCTCGACGATGATGTTCTTGTCCATCCTCACTTCACGTTACGCCGAGAAAGATTTTTTGGTTCGATTGCCCTTGAAATTAGCTGCCGCAGTAACCACACTCTTAGTCTCCATGATGGCCTTGATGGTATCTTTCAGCGCAATCTACTTTTTAGTTTATTGTCAAAGTAAATTGAAGTGGGTTCCTATTCTGGCTTCTGCATTGTCATTCCTACCGGCTGctttatttgttttgcttCAGTATCATCTTCTTCCTGACGTATTCCGATCAGCTTTTGGTTCTAGATACATATTTAGGCCAAATAAATCCACATTTTGGGaaagttttaataaaattttcaatgaaaatgtGTCAAACTAATAAAGGTTCCAGCGTTTCTATTGTTTGTGTTAGAGAGTAACACTTGCATGGACACGTGCAAGCATTTTGCAAATATGTTTAATGATTAGTATGCTTACTAGCTGTAAACACTTCTGATGTTAAGACAGCATTAACTTACGTGTTGTCTTGTTTTACCAAGTTTGTACACCTGTTAAGCTGTTGTTACAAGTTTTATCATCCCAAATTATCTTGTAATATATATGCCCACTATGTGATCATCATGCACTATGAATGAACACCCTGTTTTGCTCATAGTTTTCTCTAACTTCTCTCTAGCCTATATTCCTTGATAGTCTTTGTTTATGTCCTTTAGCAGTATGTTACATAGGACGTCAGTATGTTACATAGGACGTTAGACAACTTTCTTTTAGTTCTCTTGAGTTTTTAGTGGTTTTCTATAACCCACTATTTTCTAGTCTAGTCCACTGTCATAATGACAACACCTAATATAACCTAACAACTTTCACTAATCTTTGATGGTTCAAATTATGGTGTATGGGCAATGAGAATGAAAACATTTTTGAAAGGCTATAATTTATGGAATGCTGTAAAACAAGATGTTGAGCCACAGGTAGCAAGAGAAAATGCTTCTGCTGCACAAGTTAAGCAATATGAAGAAGAGATAGCAAAGAAGTTCAAGGTACTCTCATTTATTCAATCTACTGTATCAGAAGACATTTACAGCAGAATTATGGAGTGTGAGACAGTAAAAGCTGCCTGGACCAAATTTAGAAATCCTAAAAACTGTCTCTCTAACCGCTCTGAAGGTTACGAGGGGGTGGTCTTGTTTTGTGTTAAAACAAGGTGACTGCTGGATCGGGATCACTGGATTCATCGTTGTTTTAGATCTTTGTTGAAAAGGATTCTGTTGCAACTGATAGGATAACAAGGAAGTCATGGAGGATATcaatgaaaaatggaaaaatttcAAACTATCGAAAGATGAAATAAGTCAACTGCGAATCACAAGGAGCATGGAGTCGGGTCTTACGCAAAGTCAAAAATGCTACTACCTGATTGGATCAGTTTGGGAGGGCAAGAAGGTGAATAAGGATGCCATGGTCAGAACATTATGTAATCTGTGGAAGTCAAAAGGAAATTTaacaattaaagaaattcaagagaataTCTTCTTGTTTCGTTTTGAGGATAAAGAGGATTATGAACGTATTAGGGAGGGAAGACCCTGGTGTTTTGACAGGAATATTGTGGTCCTAAAGGAATTTGATGAAGTGTTTATGGAACCAGAAGATGTGGATTATggtaaagaagaattttggaTTCACATTTTAGGTCTCCCAACAAGGTTCATGGAAAGAGAAGTTGCATGTGCGATTGGGAACACAATTGCGAGATTTATAAAAGTGGATGGAGAAAACACAGGTTTGCGAGACAAATTCATGCGAATTAAGGTCCTATTAGATCTAGCTAAACCACTAAGACGGGGCTTAATGTTGTCAATGGAGGAGAATCATGTTAAATGGATTACACTTCAGTACGAGAGTCTGCCTCAATTCTGTTTTAAGTGTGGGCGAATGGGGCATATCGAATCCAACTGTGCTTACCAATGTATGGATGAGAATTGAGAAAAAGTTCATAAACAATATGGGTCTTTTCTGGTCTCGTCGATGCGAAAGAGATTTACAGAATTTATTTATGCTGAGGAAAAACATAGGCCAATCATGGATGATAAATCTAAGTCTGATGTCGAAAGAAATAATGGTGGTCAAGGAATGAATGCCAAATTTTCATCTAGAACATTGAGAGAGATTTTGAGGCAAGATGGTCTGGATGATGTTGAGCATAGTGGAGATGAGGTAGTAATGGATAATCTGATGCAAGTTTTAAATGCAAATGATGGTGCAGATTTGAGTGCTGAAGTTTTTCTG
Proteins encoded in this region:
- the LOC18587271 gene encoding uncharacterized protein LOC18587271 isoform X2 — encoded protein: MLEVLGDVLAWPPNDDEETALEILARTPSAFAGFGSNTINMQHNALKLTKFLCETMTSDQRKSYEETTDHASKLLFEAARFGNYNFLTVLVGFFPDLIFRKDEKRKSIFHIAVLHRHAGIFTHIHNLGLRKDLIMLYRVNYSDQENPIVYNMLHLAAKLPSLDRLNIVSGAALQMQRELLWFKEVENLTPPSEREMRDSKDELTPQELFTKEHEELRKAGETWMKKTAEAGMIVATIITTVVFTTASSLPGGTDGGDGSPKNKDKTMFHVFAVADSVAMCSSIVSTMMFLSILTSRYAEKDFLVRLPLKLAAAVTTLLVSMMALMVSFSAIYFLVYCQSKLKWVPILASALSFLPAALFVLLQYHLLPDVFRSAFGSRYIFRPNKSTFWESFNKIFNENVSN
- the LOC18587271 gene encoding uncharacterized protein LOC18587271 isoform X1; this translates as MLEVLGDVLAWPPNDDEETALEILARTPSAFAGKSSTTPKTLIDMCFGSNTINMQHNALKLTKFLCETMTSDQRKSYEETTDHASKLLFEAARFGNYNFLTVLVGFFPDLIFRKDEKRKSIFHIAVLHRHAGIFTHIHNLGLRKDLIMLYRVNYSDQENPIVYNMLHLAAKLPSLDRLNIVSGAALQMQRELLWFKEVENLTPPSEREMRDSKDELTPQELFTKEHEELRKAGETWMKKTAEAGMIVATIITTVVFTTASSLPGGTDGGDGSPKNKDKTMFHVFAVADSVAMCSSIVSTMMFLSILTSRYAEKDFLVRLPLKLAAAVTTLLVSMMALMVSFSAIYFLVYCQSKLKWVPILASALSFLPAALFVLLQYHLLPDVFRSAFGSRYIFRPNKSTFWESFNKIFNENVSN